One Desulfuromonas acetexigens genomic window carries:
- a CDS encoding FAD-dependent oxidoreductase — translation MPERKRIIVIGGSAAGPKAAAKARRLDENAEIVIIQKAPDLSMASCGYPYYVGGVFDDRNMLICTPTGEVRDPKFYLKAKGIVARTETEALRIDRQAKTLLIRDLKSGAEETLAYDKLIIATGALPKKPPIPGVELDGISTLQSMGDADYLRDIRDGRQITKAAVIGGGLIGIETCEALQLAGIDITVIEMLPQLLTFLDWELAKLVENHVRAKGANVITDNGIAEFLGENGRLTAVKLQNGTELPCELAVVAIGVTPNVRLAQEAGLEVGATGGLLVNEYMQTSDPNIYAAGDCVEALNLITGKKVHAPYGDLANLQGRAAGENAVLGNAVTFPGTIQTGICKVFDFAAGSTGLSEKAARAAGLTEIETVINASPDKPGFMEGKLLVSKLVVEKSSGRILGAQCVGPGDVSKQLAIWAMAIKARLGVEEMINADLPYAPPFSLAIDHSIATAHLMQNKLKGRMRGISCVEVKKKLDAGERLFILDNRAPEEFDQMRLGIGERLMPLGALRGRLNEMPADKNAEIICFCKISLRGYEAARVLEGHGWKNVKVMEGGVMAWPYPREK, via the coding sequence ATGCCGGAAAGAAAGAGAATCATCGTCATCGGCGGATCGGCCGCCGGCCCCAAAGCCGCCGCCAAGGCCCGCCGTCTCGACGAAAACGCCGAAATCGTCATCATCCAGAAGGCCCCCGATCTGTCCATGGCCTCCTGCGGCTATCCCTATTATGTGGGCGGCGTCTTTGACGACCGCAACATGCTCATCTGCACCCCCACCGGCGAGGTCCGCGATCCCAAGTTCTACCTCAAGGCCAAGGGGATCGTCGCCCGCACCGAAACCGAGGCGTTGCGCATCGACCGCCAGGCAAAGACCCTGCTGATCCGCGACCTCAAGAGCGGCGCGGAAGAGACCCTGGCCTACGACAAGCTGATCATCGCCACCGGCGCGCTGCCAAAAAAGCCGCCGATCCCCGGGGTGGAGCTCGACGGCATCAGCACCTTGCAGTCGATGGGGGACGCCGACTATCTGCGCGACATCCGTGACGGCCGACAAATCACCAAGGCGGCGGTCATCGGCGGCGGGTTGATCGGCATCGAAACCTGCGAAGCCCTGCAACTGGCGGGGATCGACATCACCGTCATCGAAATGCTCCCCCAGTTGCTCACCTTTCTCGACTGGGAACTGGCCAAGCTGGTGGAAAACCATGTGCGCGCCAAGGGGGCCAACGTCATCACCGACAACGGGATCGCCGAGTTTCTCGGCGAAAACGGCAGGCTGACGGCGGTCAAGCTCCAGAACGGCACCGAGCTTCCCTGCGAGCTCGCGGTCGTCGCCATCGGCGTGACCCCCAATGTGCGCCTGGCACAGGAGGCGGGGCTTGAAGTCGGCGCGACGGGCGGGCTTTTGGTCAACGAATATATGCAGACCAGCGACCCCAACATCTACGCGGCCGGGGACTGTGTCGAAGCCCTCAATCTCATCACCGGCAAGAAGGTCCATGCCCCTTATGGCGATCTGGCCAATCTGCAGGGTCGGGCCGCCGGCGAAAATGCCGTGCTCGGCAACGCCGTCACTTTTCCCGGCACCATCCAGACCGGCATCTGCAAGGTCTTCGACTTCGCCGCCGGATCGACGGGGCTGTCGGAAAAAGCGGCGCGGGCGGCGGGCCTGACGGAGATCGAAACGGTGATCAACGCCAGCCCTGACAAACCCGGCTTTATGGAAGGCAAGCTGCTCGTCTCGAAACTGGTGGTGGAAAAAAGCAGTGGCCGGATTCTCGGCGCCCAATGCGTCGGCCCGGGGGATGTGAGCAAGCAGCTGGCCATCTGGGCGATGGCGATCAAGGCCCGCCTGGGCGTCGAGGAGATGATCAATGCCGATCTGCCCTACGCGCCTCCTTTTTCCCTGGCCATCGACCATTCCATCGCCACCGCCCATCTCATGCAAAACAAACTGAAAGGGCGTATGCGGGGGATTTCCTGCGTCGAGGTGAAGAAGAAGCTCGATGCCGGGGAGAGGCTTTTCATTCTCGACAATCGCGCCCCGGAGGAGTTCGACCAGATGCGCCTCGGCATCGGCGAACGGCTCATGCCCCTGGGTGCCCTGCGCGGCCGCCTGAATGAAATGCCGGCGGATAAAAACGCCGAGATCATCTGCTTCTGCAAGATCTCCCTGCGCGGCTACGAGGCGGCGCGGGTGCTCGAAGGGCACGGCTGGAAAAACGTCAAGGTGATGGAAGGCGGCGTCATGGCCTGGCCTTATCCCCGGGAAAAATAA
- a CDS encoding methylenetetrahydrofolate reductase: MRVTDLWTKNARPTLSFEFFPPRSEKDEASFAKVVDTLAELKPDFVSVTFGAGGSSREGSYQLVKKLIQEKELGVIAYLAAYGLGPDEICSILDTYADLGVENILALRGDPPRATEGLTPHPESLAHASDLLHFIKGRYAFCLGGAGHPEGHPEAASKARDLDYLKLKVANGAEFIIANFVYDTRLFFDFVERCRAIGIGVPILPGVMPIYSVKLLEILTKTCGATIGEEVRKGLAALPADDTKAVAEFGIAFAIKQCRELLEQGVPGIHLYTMDRSAAPLAIVNALKNEKLL; this comes from the coding sequence ATGCGTGTGACCGACCTGTGGACAAAAAATGCGCGCCCGACCCTGTCCTTCGAATTCTTCCCGCCGCGCAGTGAAAAGGATGAGGCGAGCTTCGCCAAAGTCGTCGACACCCTGGCCGAATTGAAACCGGACTTTGTCTCCGTGACCTTCGGCGCCGGCGGCTCCAGTCGCGAAGGCTCGTACCAGCTGGTTAAAAAACTGATTCAGGAAAAGGAGCTGGGGGTTATCGCCTACCTCGCCGCATACGGCTTGGGTCCGGATGAAATCTGTTCCATTCTCGATACTTACGCCGATCTCGGGGTGGAAAACATCCTCGCCTTGCGTGGCGACCCTCCCCGCGCGACCGAGGGACTGACCCCGCACCCGGAGAGCCTGGCCCATGCTTCCGACCTGTTGCACTTCATCAAGGGCCGCTACGCCTTCTGTCTAGGGGGCGCCGGCCATCCGGAAGGGCATCCGGAAGCGGCGAGCAAGGCCAGGGATCTCGACTATCTCAAACTCAAGGTGGCCAACGGCGCTGAATTCATCATCGCCAATTTCGTCTATGACACGCGGCTCTTCTTCGATTTCGTTGAGCGCTGCCGGGCGATCGGCATCGGCGTGCCGATTCTGCCCGGGGTGATGCCGATCTACAGTGTAAAGTTGCTGGAAATCCTCACGAAAACCTGCGGCGCGACAATCGGCGAAGAGGTGCGAAAAGGTCTAGCCGCGCTGCCCGCGGACGATACCAAGGCGGTCGCGGAATTCGGTATTGCTTTCGCCATCAAGCAATGTCGCGAATTGCTGGAACAGGGCGTTCCGGGCATCCATCTCTATACGATGGATAGAAGCGCGGCGCCCCTTGCCATCGTCAACGCCTTGAAAAATGAAAAGTTGCTCTGA
- a CDS encoding damage-control phosphatase ARMT1 family protein has protein sequence MKTYLECVPCLLRQTVAACRMLAAPEAVQDRLVRNVLTELASADLSQPPPVLAQGIHRQIRELSLQKDPYRWVKKHFTDLAVGLLDELTQTVEDSPNPPETALRLAIAGNVIDLGVTGTLSEAEVFAAIEHALAAPLQGDPDELLLAAEAARKILYLADNAGEIVFDRLLLQQLPLERVTLAVKGAPVINDAVREDAVAAGIDALVEVIDNGADVPGTLLAECSENFLRHFAEADLVIAKGQGNYETLNDVPKDIFFILKAKCPVIARDLGCNVGDLILRRSTHQAKRGQDPTGLSDRTP, from the coding sequence ATGAAAACCTACCTTGAATGCGTTCCCTGCCTGCTGCGGCAGACGGTCGCAGCCTGCCGCATGCTCGCCGCTCCGGAAGCGGTTCAGGATCGCCTCGTCCGCAACGTCCTGACGGAACTGGCCAGTGCCGACCTCAGCCAGCCGCCGCCGGTCCTCGCCCAGGGGATTCATCGCCAAATCCGCGAACTGTCGCTGCAGAAGGATCCCTACCGCTGGGTCAAGAAGCATTTCACCGATCTGGCGGTCGGTCTGCTCGACGAATTGACGCAAACGGTGGAAGATTCGCCGAACCCGCCGGAAACCGCCCTGCGCCTGGCAATCGCCGGGAACGTCATCGATCTGGGCGTTACCGGAACGCTGAGCGAGGCGGAGGTGTTCGCGGCGATCGAGCATGCGTTGGCTGCCCCCCTGCAAGGCGATCCCGATGAACTCCTGCTGGCGGCGGAAGCGGCCAGGAAGATTCTCTACCTGGCCGACAACGCAGGGGAAATCGTCTTTGACCGGCTGCTGCTGCAGCAGCTCCCCCTGGAGCGGGTGACGCTGGCGGTGAAAGGGGCGCCGGTGATCAACGATGCCGTTCGTGAAGACGCCGTCGCCGCCGGAATCGACGCACTGGTTGAGGTGATCGACAACGGCGCGGATGTGCCGGGAACGCTTTTGGCCGAATGCAGCGAGAACTTCCTGCGCCACTTTGCCGAGGCCGATCTGGTCATCGCCAAGGGGCAAGGCAATTACGAAACCCTCAATGATGTACCCAAAGACATCTTTTTCATCCTGAAAGCGAAATGCCCAGTGATTGCACGGGATCTGGGGTGCAATGTCGGCGATTTAATTCTCCGGCGCTCCACACACCAGGCCAAAAGGGGGCAGGATCCGACCGGATTGTCCGATAGAACGCCGTGA
- a CDS encoding MFS transporter, which translates to MTSDPRHHQHVNPHTPPENPGLGSIQVGTAVYRRVNLAFFLAGFVTFVSLYAVQPLLPEFSKSFGVSPALGSLPLSLATGTLAVAMLFVGTLSETWGRKRVMSGALILTSCLTLLIGFNDSFAGLLGLRFLQGLLLAGLPAVAMAYLSEEMSPSAIASAMGLYISGNAVGGMAGRLLTAILADLWTWQAAFFILGGACLLTSFFFSASLPPSHLPPRPFAAAYLFTSLGRHLRDPLLRRLYLIAFLAMGAFVTLYNYLTFRLLEGPYLLSQSQASLIFLVYLLGSLSASIMGHFVNRFGRAPLIRFGLAAMVVGALLTLAAALPWIVLGVGIFTVGFFGVHSVASSGVGRRAPVAKAQASALYLFFYYLGSSISGTVGGFFWSWREWTGVTGLIIGLLCLGLAVTIRLGRPWPPAQA; encoded by the coding sequence ATGACCAGCGACCCGCGCCATCATCAGCACGTCAACCCGCACACGCCGCCGGAGAATCCCGGGTTGGGGAGCATCCAGGTCGGCACCGCCGTCTATCGTCGGGTCAATCTCGCCTTCTTTCTGGCCGGGTTCGTCACCTTCGTCAGCCTCTACGCGGTGCAGCCGTTGCTGCCGGAATTCTCCAAAAGCTTCGGCGTCTCACCAGCTCTCGGCAGCCTGCCCCTCTCCCTGGCCACCGGCACCCTGGCCGTCGCCATGCTCTTTGTCGGTACCCTGTCGGAAACCTGGGGGCGCAAGCGGGTCATGAGTGGCGCGCTCATCCTGACCTCGTGCCTGACCCTGCTGATCGGTTTCAATGACAGCTTTGCCGGACTGCTCGGCCTGCGCTTTCTACAAGGATTGCTGCTCGCCGGGCTTCCGGCCGTGGCCATGGCCTATCTGAGCGAGGAGATGAGCCCGTCGGCCATCGCCTCGGCCATGGGCCTTTACATCAGCGGCAACGCCGTCGGCGGCATGGCCGGACGGCTGCTCACCGCCATCCTCGCCGATCTCTGGACTTGGCAGGCGGCCTTTTTCATCCTCGGCGGCGCCTGCCTGCTGACCAGCTTCTTCTTCTCCGCCAGTCTCCCCCCCTCGCACCTGCCGCCGCGCCCTTTTGCCGCCGCCTATCTCTTCACCTCCCTTGGTCGGCATCTGCGCGATCCGCTGCTGCGCCGCCTCTATCTCATCGCCTTTCTCGCCATGGGCGCCTTTGTCACCCTCTACAACTACCTGACCTTTCGCCTGCTCGAAGGACCCTATCTCCTCAGCCAGAGCCAGGCGAGCCTGATCTTTCTCGTCTATCTGCTCGGCTCCTTGAGCGCCTCGATCATGGGGCATTTCGTCAACCGCTTCGGTCGGGCGCCGCTGATCCGCTTCGGCCTGGCGGCCATGGTCGTCGGCGCGTTGCTGACTTTGGCCGCCGCCCTGCCCTGGATCGTGCTCGGCGTCGGCATCTTCACCGTCGGTTTTTTCGGCGTCCACTCCGTCGCTTCCAGCGGCGTCGGTCGCCGGGCGCCCGTCGCCAAGGCCCAGGCCTCGGCCCTCTATCTCTTCTTCTACTATCTCGGTTCGAGTATTTCCGGAACGGTCGGAGGCTTCTTCTGGAGCTGGCGGGAATGGACCGGGGTGACGGGGCTGATCATTGGCCTGCTGTGCCTGGGGCTGGCCGTGACCATTCGCCTCGGGCGCCCCTGGCCGCCGGCGCAAGCATAA
- a CDS encoding type II toxin-antitoxin system VapC family toxin, translating to MKILIDTNVVLDIALNRRPFVKQAALLWRLAEREEVTACLSNTSITDIFYIINKHAGQEKARAFIADILDTFRLADIDEEGFREALGTGMRDFEDAVQYVICTRNGCDALVTRNKGDFGDRANVLDPAELIERIKASGA from the coding sequence GTGAAGATTCTCATTGATACCAACGTCGTTCTCGATATCGCCTTGAATCGCCGGCCCTTCGTTAAACAGGCGGCACTGTTGTGGCGGCTGGCGGAACGGGAGGAAGTCACGGCCTGTCTCTCCAATACCAGCATCACCGACATTTTCTATATCATCAACAAGCACGCCGGCCAGGAAAAGGCCCGCGCCTTCATTGCCGACATCCTCGATACTTTCAGACTGGCGGATATCGATGAAGAAGGTTTCCGCGAGGCGCTCGGCACGGGCATGAGGGACTTCGAGGATGCTGTGCAGTACGTCATTTGCACCCGCAACGGGTGTGACGCGCTGGTGACCAGAAATAAGGGGGATTTCGGAGATCGGGCCAATGTGCTCGATCCCGCCGAGTTGATTGAGCGGATCAAAGCTTCCGGCGCTTGA
- a CDS encoding transporter substrate-binding domain-containing protein has protein sequence MPFFRIFTLFCRVSLLLWPALFFCLGIGAPAFAEVRKETLPEVVVVGGDRAYPPYEFLDRDGQPSGYNVELTRAIAEVMGLRIEFRLGGWSEMRDALQSGAVDVLQGMSFSEERLAEVDFSLPSAIVNHAVFARRDSPPVNTLAELNEYSVALHRGGIMHDYLARTGFAGELLLTETPAEAMRLLAAGKSDFTIVAIVPGMYHIRELKLTNLLPAVRNVATYRYGYAVKKGNAELLSRIDEGLAILKKTGRQQAIYEKWLGGLEPRPVDWWTLVKYAAVVVIPLLLLLGGFALWSRILHRQVALRTADLTREIAERRHAEEELRLNQRQLVQADKLAALGTLVSGVAHEINNPTGLILLEAPKLKRFHGDAVKVLDRYFAENGDFQCGGLPYSRMRKEVGRGLDKVQEAAKRIKHIVDDLKDFARRDDSGDHAPLDLNAVAQAAVRLTEPSIRKATARFRADYGAGIPAIRGNAQRIEQVLINLLLNACQALPDPSRAIELVTRHDPERNLAVLQLRDEGTGIAPENLARLTDPFFTTKRDSGGTGLGLSVSAGIVKEHGGTLEFASVPGETLVTLCLPVFQEEPTRE, from the coding sequence ATGCCGTTTTTCCGAATCTTCACGCTTTTCTGTCGCGTTTCCCTGCTGCTGTGGCCGGCGCTCTTCTTCTGCCTGGGCATCGGCGCGCCGGCCTTCGCCGAGGTGCGAAAGGAGACCCTGCCGGAAGTGGTGGTGGTCGGTGGCGACCGCGCCTATCCCCCCTATGAATTTCTCGACCGGGACGGCCAGCCAAGCGGCTACAACGTCGAGCTGACCCGGGCCATCGCCGAGGTCATGGGGCTGCGGATCGAATTCCGCCTCGGCGGTTGGTCGGAGATGCGCGACGCCCTGCAAAGCGGCGCGGTCGATGTCTTGCAGGGGATGTCTTTTTCCGAGGAGCGCCTGGCCGAAGTCGACTTCTCCCTCCCCTCGGCCATCGTCAATCACGCCGTCTTCGCCCGCCGTGATTCCCCCCCGGTCAACACCCTCGCCGAACTCAATGAATACAGCGTGGCCCTGCACCGAGGCGGCATCATGCACGACTACCTGGCGCGCACCGGCTTCGCCGGGGAGCTGCTGCTCACCGAAACCCCGGCCGAGGCCATGCGTCTGCTGGCCGCCGGCAAGAGCGACTTCACCATCGTCGCCATCGTTCCCGGCATGTACCACATCCGCGAGCTGAAGCTGACCAATCTGCTGCCGGCGGTGCGCAATGTCGCCACCTACCGCTACGGCTACGCGGTGAAAAAGGGGAACGCCGAACTCCTCTCCCGTATCGACGAGGGCCTGGCGATTCTCAAGAAGACCGGTCGCCAGCAGGCGATCTACGAAAAGTGGCTGGGGGGGCTGGAACCGCGCCCCGTCGACTGGTGGACCCTCGTCAAATACGCGGCGGTGGTGGTCATCCCCCTGCTCCTCTTGCTCGGCGGCTTCGCCCTCTGGTCACGCATCCTCCATCGCCAGGTGGCGCTGCGCACCGCCGACCTCACCCGGGAAATCGCCGAGCGCCGCCACGCCGAGGAGGAGTTGCGCCTCAACCAGCGCCAGCTGGTGCAGGCGGACAAGCTCGCGGCCCTGGGCACCCTGGTTTCCGGCGTGGCCCACGAGATCAACAACCCCACCGGCCTGATTCTGCTGGAGGCGCCCAAGCTCAAGCGGTTTCACGGCGACGCCGTCAAGGTACTCGATCGCTACTTCGCGGAGAACGGCGATTTTCAATGCGGCGGCCTGCCCTATTCACGCATGCGCAAGGAAGTGGGGCGAGGGCTGGACAAGGTGCAGGAGGCGGCCAAACGGATCAAGCACATCGTCGACGATCTCAAGGATTTCGCCCGCCGCGACGACAGCGGTGACCACGCCCCGCTCGATCTGAACGCCGTCGCCCAGGCCGCCGTGCGCCTGACGGAACCCTCCATCCGCAAGGCCACCGCGCGCTTTCGCGCCGACTACGGCGCCGGGATTCCCGCCATTCGGGGGAACGCCCAGCGCATTGAGCAGGTTCTCATCAATCTGCTGCTCAACGCCTGCCAGGCCCTGCCCGACCCGAGTCGCGCCATTGAACTCGTCACCCGCCATGATCCGGAGCGGAATCTGGCGGTTCTGCAACTGCGCGACGAGGGGACCGGCATCGCCCCGGAAAACCTCGCGCGCCTGACCGATCCTTTCTTCACCACCAAACGGGACAGCGGTGGCACCGGTCTCGGCCTCTCCGTTTCCGCCGGCATCGTCAAGGAACACGGCGGCACCCTCGAATTCGCCTCGGTTCCCGGCGAAACCCTCGTCACCCTCTGCCTGCCCGTCTTCCAGGAGGAACCGACCCGTGAGTGA
- a CDS encoding sigma-54-dependent transcriptional regulator, whose translation MSERLYPAFKILLVDDEPDWLGSLALTLEARAGLSNLLTCDDSRRVMELLDQGGIGLVVLDLTMPHLSGEALLKELAERHPEVTAIVLSGLNQLETAVRCMKLGAFDYCVKTDEEERIVGAVLRAVRMQEMRRDNQELSSRLVSGELRHPEAFAGIVTGDRGMLALFSYLEAVAPSPQPLLITGESGVGKELFARAAHRLSGCRGKLVTVNVAGLDDTVFADTLFGHLRGAFTGAEQARRGMVEEAAEGTLFLDEIGDLSIPSQVKLLRLLQEGEYFPLGADLPKRLKARIIVATHRDLAAREDSGAFRRDLYYRLRTHRIEVPPLRERPGDIPLLLEHFLAEAARALGKKKPPVPRELARFLAGYAFPGNVRELRAMVYDALSIHRDGPLALDAFVQAARQAPDAPAVAAVPSRNPFAGFPELPTFTEAAAFLVMEAMDRAGHNQTLAARLLGISQPALNKRLKQMREGGA comes from the coding sequence GTGAGTGAACGGCTCTATCCCGCGTTTAAAATTCTGCTGGTGGATGACGAGCCGGACTGGCTCGGCTCCCTCGCCCTGACCCTGGAAGCCCGCGCCGGGCTCTCCAACCTCCTCACCTGCGACGACAGCCGCCGGGTCATGGAGTTGCTCGATCAGGGGGGGATCGGTCTGGTCGTGCTCGACCTGACCATGCCCCATCTTTCCGGGGAGGCGCTGCTCAAGGAGCTCGCCGAACGCCATCCCGAGGTCACGGCCATCGTCCTCAGCGGCCTGAACCAGCTGGAGACGGCGGTGCGCTGCATGAAGCTCGGCGCCTTCGACTACTGCGTCAAGACCGACGAGGAGGAGCGCATCGTCGGCGCGGTGCTGCGGGCGGTGCGCATGCAGGAGATGCGGCGGGACAATCAGGAACTCTCCAGTCGCCTCGTTTCCGGCGAGCTGCGCCACCCCGAAGCCTTTGCCGGCATCGTCACCGGCGACCGGGGGATGCTGGCCCTCTTCTCCTATCTGGAGGCGGTGGCGCCCAGCCCGCAACCGCTGCTGATCACCGGCGAGAGCGGTGTCGGCAAGGAACTCTTCGCCCGCGCCGCCCATCGCCTGAGCGGTTGCCGGGGCAAGCTGGTGACGGTGAACGTCGCCGGGCTCGACGACACGGTCTTCGCCGACACCCTCTTCGGCCACCTGCGCGGGGCCTTCACCGGCGCCGAACAGGCGCGGCGCGGCATGGTCGAAGAGGCCGCCGAGGGCACCCTCTTTCTCGACGAGATCGGCGACCTGAGCATTCCCTCCCAGGTCAAGCTGCTGCGGCTGTTGCAGGAAGGGGAATATTTCCCCTTGGGCGCCGACCTGCCGAAGCGTCTCAAGGCCCGGATCATCGTCGCCACCCACCGGGATCTGGCGGCGCGGGAGGATTCCGGCGCCTTCCGCCGCGACCTCTATTACCGTCTGCGTACTCATCGCATCGAAGTGCCGCCCCTGCGCGAGCGCCCCGGCGACATCCCCTTGCTCTTGGAGCATTTTCTTGCCGAGGCGGCGCGCGCCCTGGGCAAGAAGAAACCGCCGGTCCCTCGGGAGTTGGCGCGCTTCCTCGCCGGCTATGCCTTCCCCGGCAACGTCCGCGAACTGCGGGCCATGGTCTACGACGCCCTCAGCATTCACCGCGACGGGCCGCTGGCCCTGGACGCTTTCGTCCAGGCCGCGCGTCAGGCCCCGGATGCTCCTGCGGTGGCCGCCGTCCCCAGCCGCAACCCCTTCGCCGGGTTTCCCGAATTGCCCACCTTCACCGAAGCCGCCGCCTTTCTGGTGATGGAGGCGATGGACCGCGCCGGTCACAACCAGACCCTGGCCGCGCGCCTGCTCGGCATCTCCCAGCCAGCCCTGAACAAACGCCTCAAACAGATGCGCGAGGGCGGGGCATAA
- a CDS encoding anaerobic C4-dicarboxylate transporter, with the protein MAMFWIQFILVLGAVLIGIRRGGVALGLIGGLGVSLLVLGFRSSPSEPPIAVMLIILAVVTASATLQVAGGLDYLVQLTEKLLRAHPKYVTILAPLSTFFLTVCVGTGHAVYALLPVIADVAFKTGIRPERPMAISSVASQMGITASPVAAAVTFFLGFAAKAGYPVTLIDILSVTMPAGVIGLLTAALWSFNRGKDLDKDPEYQARLQDPEFRKALDVNVTTLDKKISKAAKISVALFFTGVGTIILFAVYPHLLPLNAAGKTVPMTTVVQFVMLAYGAFIMFAADVKAKDIAHSSVFIAGMIAVVSIFGIAWMSDTFIAANKKFLVDNIGIMVKIAPWTFAIATFCISAFVKSQAATLAITLPLGLALGLPVPLLLGLVPASYAYFFFAFYPSDLAAINFDRTGTTRIGKYLLNHSFMIPGLIGVSVSTIVAYTIASVIL; encoded by the coding sequence ATGGCAATGTTCTGGATCCAATTCATCCTCGTTCTCGGTGCGGTACTCATCGGTATCCGCAGAGGCGGCGTCGCCCTCGGTCTGATCGGCGGCCTCGGCGTTTCCCTGCTCGTCCTCGGCTTCCGCAGCTCCCCCTCCGAACCGCCCATCGCCGTCATGCTCATCATCCTGGCGGTGGTCACCGCCTCGGCCACCTTGCAAGTGGCGGGCGGCCTCGACTACCTGGTGCAGTTGACGGAAAAACTGCTGCGCGCCCATCCCAAGTACGTCACCATCCTCGCCCCCCTTTCGACCTTCTTCCTCACCGTCTGCGTCGGCACCGGCCATGCCGTCTACGCCCTGCTGCCAGTCATCGCCGATGTCGCCTTCAAGACCGGCATCCGCCCCGAGCGACCGATGGCGATTTCCAGCGTCGCCTCGCAGATGGGGATCACCGCCAGCCCGGTGGCCGCCGCCGTCACCTTCTTCCTCGGCTTTGCCGCCAAGGCCGGCTATCCGGTGACCCTCATCGACATCCTCTCCGTGACCATGCCGGCCGGGGTCATCGGCCTGCTCACCGCCGCCCTGTGGAGCTTCAACCGGGGCAAGGATCTGGACAAGGACCCCGAATACCAGGCCCGCCTGCAGGATCCGGAATTCCGCAAGGCGCTCGATGTGAACGTCACCACGCTGGACAAGAAGATCAGCAAGGCCGCCAAGATTTCCGTCGCCCTCTTCTTCACCGGCGTCGGCACCATCATCCTCTTCGCCGTCTACCCCCACCTGCTGCCGCTTAACGCCGCAGGCAAGACCGTGCCGATGACCACCGTCGTCCAGTTCGTCATGCTCGCCTACGGTGCCTTCATCATGTTCGCCGCCGACGTGAAAGCCAAGGATATCGCCCACTCCAGCGTCTTCATCGCCGGCATGATCGCCGTCGTCTCGATCTTCGGCATCGCCTGGATGAGCGATACCTTCATCGCCGCCAACAAGAAATTCCTGGTCGACAACATCGGTATCATGGTCAAGATCGCCCCCTGGACCTTCGCTATCGCCACCTTCTGCATCTCGGCCTTCGTCAAGAGCCAGGCGGCGACCCTCGCCATCACCCTGCCCCTGGGCCTGGCCCTCGGCCTGCCGGTGCCGCTGCTCTTGGGCCTAGTGCCAGCCAGCTACGCCTACTTCTTCTTCGCCTTCTATCCCAGCGACCTGGCGGCCATCAACTTCGACCGCACCGGCACCACCCGCATCGGCAAGTACCTGCTTAACCACAGCTTCATGATCCCCGGCCTGATCGGCGTCAGCGTCTCGACCATCGTCGCCTACACCATCGCCAGCGTGATTCTCTGA
- a CDS encoding type II toxin-antitoxin system RelE/ParE family toxin has protein sequence MHWTITYVSETVQAAILEMPGGLLARYLRYTDRMEVYGPDLGMPHTRAMGEGLFELRLKASEGIARVFFCTVIGRKIVMLHHFVKKTDKTPPNELAIARRRLKEAKDAFSQRA, from the coding sequence ATGCACTGGACAATCACCTACGTCAGCGAAACCGTTCAGGCAGCCATCCTGGAAATGCCGGGCGGCTTGCTCGCCCGGTACCTTCGCTACACAGACCGGATGGAAGTATATGGCCCCGACTTGGGGATGCCTCATACCCGCGCAATGGGGGAAGGGTTGTTCGAGTTGCGGCTGAAAGCTTCCGAAGGGATCGCCAGGGTGTTCTTCTGTACGGTCATCGGACGCAAGATCGTCATGTTGCACCACTTCGTCAAGAAAACCGATAAGACGCCGCCCAATGAGCTTGCCATTGCGCGCAGGCGTCTGAAGGAGGCCAAAGATGCTTTCTCACAAAGAGCTTAA
- a CDS encoding helix-turn-helix domain-containing protein: MLSHKELKARALAHAEVKDEYDKLEEEFALLDEFLKARAAAGVTQAEVAERIGTTQSAIARLESGNSRHSPSLATLRKYAHALGCRLELRLVKESAAGGINNRDREVS, translated from the coding sequence ATGCTTTCTCACAAAGAGCTTAAGGCGCGCGCCCTCGCCCACGCCGAGGTGAAGGATGAATACGACAAACTGGAAGAAGAGTTTGCCTTGCTCGATGAATTTCTGAAAGCCAGGGCGGCGGCGGGCGTTACACAGGCGGAGGTCGCCGAGCGTATCGGTACCACCCAGTCGGCCATTGCCCGGCTCGAATCCGGCAACAGCAGACATTCGCCCTCACTCGCCACCCTTCGCAAATATGCCCATGCCCTTGGCTGTCGCCTCGAACTGCGCCTTGTCAAGGAGTCCGCCGCCGGGGGCATTAACAACAGGGATAGAGAAGTATCATGA
- a CDS encoding YlcI/YnfO family protein, whose translation MKTATIPSLRVDPELRAAAESVLHEGETLSGFMEKALRDGIEQRKLQREFVTRGLAGRDAARHSGEYYSADEVLASMRDMLARNEGEDRK comes from the coding sequence ATGAAAACAGCCACGATACCGTCCCTCCGGGTCGATCCCGAACTGCGCGCGGCAGCCGAAAGTGTTTTACACGAAGGGGAAACCCTCTCCGGTTTCATGGAGAAGGCCCTGCGCGACGGCATCGAGCAACGGAAACTGCAACGGGAATTTGTGACGCGGGGTTTGGCCGGACGCGACGCAGCCCGCCACAGCGGCGAGTATTATTCCGCCGACGAGGTTTTGGCGAGCATGCGCGATATGCTGGCCCGTAACGAGGGCGAAGACCGCAAGTGA